One region of Alosa sapidissima isolate fAloSap1 chromosome 1, fAloSap1.pri, whole genome shotgun sequence genomic DNA includes:
- the uck2b gene encoding uridine-cytidine kinase 2-B isoform X1, with the protein MYTFFVQCRLIVDRIGKFKWGSVGDGTCFHFGTINRLHFLFVKPFASMAGDSETRLRSTENEQISKQPFLIGVSGGTASGKSSVCAKIMELLGQNKIDHHQRQVATLSQDSFYKELTPEQKAKAIKGQFNFDHPDAFDNELIKKTLHDIIQGKTVQIPVYDFITHSRKDEFVTLYPADVVLFEGILIFYSQEIRDLFQMKLFVDTDADTRLSRRVLRDIEERGRDLEQVLTQYITFVKPAFEEFCLPTKKYADVIIPRGADNLVAINLIVQHIQDIMNGGFSKRQSGCMNGHVTPRKRRTSESSRPH; encoded by the exons ATGTATACATTTTTTGTTCAGTGTAGGCTCATTGTTGACCGAATCGGAAAGTTTAAATGGGGGTCCGTGGGGGATGGTACATGTTTCCACTTCGGAACTATTAACAGGTTGCACTTCTTATTTGTTAAGCCATTTGCGAGCATGGCTGGGGACAGTGAGACACGGCTCAGATCCACTGAAAATGAACAGATAAGCAAACAACCTTTTCTTATCGGCGTATCTGGAGGAACAGCTAGTGGCAAG TCCTCAGTATGTGCGAAGATTATGGAGCTGCTGGGGCAGAATAAGATTGACCATCACCAACGCCAGGTGGCCACCCTCAGCCAGGACAGCTTCTACAAAGAGCTCACCCCTGAACAAAAAGCCAAAGCAATCAAAGGCCAATTCAACTTTGACCACCCAG ATGCTTTTGACAATGAACTCATCAAGAAGACACTACATGACATCATTCAGGGAAAGACCGTTCAGATTCCAGTATATGACTTTATCACCCATTCCAG AAAGGATGAGTTTGTGACCCTGTACCCAGCTGATGTAGTGCTGTTCGAGGGCATCCTTATATTTTACTCCCAGGAGATCAGAGACCTCTTTCAGATGAAGCTTTTTGtggacacagatgcagacactCGTCTCTCTCGAAGAG TTTTAAGGGACATTGAAGAACGTGGCAGAGACCTAGAACAGGTGTTGACCCAGTATATAACTTTTGTGAAGCCAGCTTTTGAGGAGTTCTGCCTGCCA ACAAAGAAATATGCAGACGTCATCATTCCCCGAGGAGCAGACAATCTTG TGGCAATAAACTTGATCGTGCAGCACATACAGGACATTATGAATGGTGGATTCTCCAAACGACAGAGTGGTTGCATGAACGGTCATGTGACACCACGGAAACGGAGGACTTCAGAGTCCAGCAGGCCCCATTGA
- the uck2b gene encoding uridine-cytidine kinase 2-B isoform X2, producing the protein MYTFFVQCRLIVDRIGKFKWGSVGDGTCFHFGTINRLHFLFVKPFASMAGDSETRLRSTENEQISKQPFLIGVSGGTASGKSSVCAKIMELLGQNKIDHHQRQVATLSQDSFYKELTPEQKAKAIKGQFNFDHPDAFDNELIKKTLHDIIQGKTVQIPVYDFITHSRKDEFVTLYPADVVLFEGILIFYSQEIRDLFQMKLFVDTDADTRLSRRVLRDIEERGRDLEQVLTQYITFVKPAFEEFCLPTKKYADVIIPRGADNLGKDASLLQYDSIV; encoded by the exons ATGTATACATTTTTTGTTCAGTGTAGGCTCATTGTTGACCGAATCGGAAAGTTTAAATGGGGGTCCGTGGGGGATGGTACATGTTTCCACTTCGGAACTATTAACAGGTTGCACTTCTTATTTGTTAAGCCATTTGCGAGCATGGCTGGGGACAGTGAGACACGGCTCAGATCCACTGAAAATGAACAGATAAGCAAACAACCTTTTCTTATCGGCGTATCTGGAGGAACAGCTAGTGGCAAG TCCTCAGTATGTGCGAAGATTATGGAGCTGCTGGGGCAGAATAAGATTGACCATCACCAACGCCAGGTGGCCACCCTCAGCCAGGACAGCTTCTACAAAGAGCTCACCCCTGAACAAAAAGCCAAAGCAATCAAAGGCCAATTCAACTTTGACCACCCAG ATGCTTTTGACAATGAACTCATCAAGAAGACACTACATGACATCATTCAGGGAAAGACCGTTCAGATTCCAGTATATGACTTTATCACCCATTCCAG AAAGGATGAGTTTGTGACCCTGTACCCAGCTGATGTAGTGCTGTTCGAGGGCATCCTTATATTTTACTCCCAGGAGATCAGAGACCTCTTTCAGATGAAGCTTTTTGtggacacagatgcagacactCGTCTCTCTCGAAGAG TTTTAAGGGACATTGAAGAACGTGGCAGAGACCTAGAACAGGTGTTGACCCAGTATATAACTTTTGTGAAGCCAGCTTTTGAGGAGTTCTGCCTGCCA ACAAAGAAATATGCAGACGTCATCATTCCCCGAGGAGCAGACAATCTTGGTAAGGATGCATCTCTTCTACAGTATGACAGCATTGTTTGA
- the aldh9a1b gene encoding 4-trimethylaminobutyraldehyde dehydrogenase B, which yields MPLVKFLVQHLRVPALWHEISRSASSGTMVIKDPLNFWGAGRVKLHDAAHTEAVYEPATGRVLCQLEHCGPKEVNQAMLHAQTAFGVWSKMAGMERAKVMLEAARIIEIRREDIAEAEVVNNGKSITEARLDVDSARLCIEYYAGLATTLAGQHVQLPGGSFAYTRREPLGVCVGIGAWNYPFQIAAWKSAPALACGNSMVFKPSPVTPVTAVLLAEIYAQAGAPSGLYNIVQGGQETGMLLCHHPSVAKVSFTGSVPTGKKIMEMAASGVKPVTLELGGKSPLIIFEDSDLENAVKGALMANFLSQGQVCSNGTRVFVQRQILPQFLEEVVRRTKTIQTGDPLLEQTRMGALVNRPHLDKVLGFISRAKEEGARILCGGEPFIPADPKLKDGYYMSPCVIDNCTDDMTCVREEIFGPVMSVLPFDTEEEVLQRANDTTMGLAAGVFTKDVKRAHRVVANLQAGTCFINNYNITPVEVPFGGYKASGIGRENGQVTIEFYSQLKTVVVEMGDVDSLF from the exons ATGCCACTCGTGAAGTTCTTGGTCCAGCACCTCCGTGTGCCAGCTCTATGGCACGAGATCTCAAGAAGTGCCTCTTCAGGTACCATGGTTATCAAAGACCCTCTCAACTTTTGGGGTGCCGGTCGAGTGAAACTTCATGACGCAGCACATACAGAGGCTGTTTATGAACCTGCCACTG GACGGGTTCTATGCCAGCTGGAGCATTGTGGACCAAAGGAGGTGAACCAGGCAATGTTGCATGCACAGACAGCTTTTGGGGTTTGGAGTAAGATGGCAGGAATGGAGAGAGCCAAAGTGATGCTGGAAGCAGCCCGCATTATTGAG ATTCGAAGGGAAGATATTGCGGAGGCAGAAGTGGTGAACAATGGGAAATCCATCACAGAGGCCCGTCTGGATGTGGACTCAGCCCGTCTGTGTATCGAGTACTATGCTGGACTTGCCACCACTCTAGCAG GACAACATGTCCAGTTACCTGGTGGTTCATTCGCCTACACACGACGTGAgccccttggtgtgtgtgttggaatcgGTGCCTGGAATTACCCTTTTCAAATCGCAGCCTGGAAGTCAGCACCAGCCCTTGCTTGTG GAAACTCCATGGTGTTCAAGCCATCGCCAGTGACCCCTGTGACTGCAGTTCTTCTGGCTGAGATCTATGCCCAAGCTGGTGCCCCCAGCGGGTTATATAACATAGTGCAGGGTGGACAGGAAACGGGCATGCTGCTGTGCCATCATCCATCTGTGGCAAAGGTCTCTTTCACAGGGAGCGTCCCCACTGGCAAGAAG ATTATGGAGATGGCTGCCAGTGGGGTCAAGCCAGTGACACTAGAGCTTGGTGGGAAGTCTCCTCTCATCATCTTTGAGGACAGTGACTTGGAGAACGCCGTCAAAGGGGCACTTATGGCAAACTTTCTGTCTCAAGGCCAG GTTTGCAGTAATGGGACTCGAGTGTTTGTTCAGAGGCAGATTCTGCCTCAGTTTTTGGAGGAGGTGGTGCGAAGAACTAAAACCATCCAGACAGGAGACCCGCTGCTGGAGCAGACACGCATGGGCGCTTTAGTAAACCGGCCACACCTGGACAAGGTGCTGGGATTTATCAGCCGGGCTAAAGAAGAG GGAGCCAGGATACTTTGTGGGGGAGAGCCCTTTATCCCTGCTGACCCAAAGCTCAAAGATGGTTACTACATGTCTCCATGTGTGATTG ATAACTGTACGGATGACATGACATGTGTACGGGAGGAGATTTTTGGGCCAGTGATGTCTGTATTGCCATTTGATACAGAAGAGGAAGTTCTGCAGAGAGCCAATGACACTACCATGGGCCTAGCAGCTGGAGTCTTCACCAA AGATGTGAAACGTGCGCACCGTGTGGTGGCGAACCTGCAGGCTGGTACCTGCTTCATTAACAACTACAACATCACTCCTGTGGAGGTGCCATTTGGAGGCTACAAAGCATCAG GTATCGGAAGAGAGAACGGACAAGTGACCATTGAATTCTACTCTCAGCTGAAGACGGTGGTGGTGGAGATGGGGGATGTGGACAGTCTCTTTTAA
- the zte38 gene encoding zebrafish testis-expressed 38 isoform X1, producing MATVTKLPTKQDTAEWTGLFNNELKTQEQSLIFVKRMMALAVSSITYLRGVFPEDAYRSRYLEDLSIKVLRQDSSSVGACKIVRWMMGCFDALEKSYLQIVFIGVCPKTADVNHIIESYQFKFVYTEGGPQMDFIRNENVEMRVTMEDTKKASVLLIRKLFLLMQNLDVLPNDISLTMRLYYYDDVTPSDYEPPGFKEGVSDDLWFEGTAVHFRVGELQTPFHAMKVRVAAEQGRVKKLQEGNHLRENGKAPLTSDQEAAHIGCPADNLPSDEESVEQFKKPKKIPKKIQGNKRTKRTRKEL from the exons ATGGCCACTGTTACTAAACTCCCAACTAAACAAGATACTGCCgag TGGACTGGGTTGTTCAACAACGAACTTAAAACGCAAGAACAGTCGCTTATTTTTGTGAAGCGAATGATGGCCCTTGCGGTGTCCTCCATTACCTACTTGCGTGGGGTTTTCCCAGAGGATGCCTACCGCTCACGATACTTGGAAG ACTTGAGCATTAAAGTTCTAAGACAAGATAGCTCCTCAGTAGGGGCCTGTAAAATTGTTAGGTG gaTGATGGGGTGTTTTGATGCTTTGGAGAAATCATAT ttgcaaattgtgttcattGGG gtttGCCCAAAAACTGCAGATGTCAAT CACATCATTGAGTCCTACCAGTTTAAATTTGTATACACAGAGGGCGGGCCCCAAATGGACTTTATAAG AAACGAGAACGTCGAGATGAGGGTGACCATGGAGGACACGAAGAAGGCATCTGTGCTTCTCATCAGAAAGCTGTTCCTCCTCATGCAGAATCTGGATGTTCTCCCAAACGACATTTCTCTCACCATGAGACTCTACTACTATGATGATG TTACGCCATCAGACTATGAGCCGCCTGGGTTCAAGGAGGGCGTGAGTGATGACCTGTGGTTCGAGGGCACGGCGGTACACTTCAGAGTGGGTGAGCTTCAAACCCCATTCCACGCCATGAAGGTGCGCGTGGCAGCTGAACAAGGACGTGTCAAGAAGCTGCAGGAAGGCAACCATCTGAGGGAGAATGGGAAGGCACCTCTCACCTCTGACCAAGAG GCTGCCCACATTGGATGTCCTGCTGACAACCTACCATCCGATGAAG AGTCTGTTGAGCAGTTCAAGAAACCCAAAAAGATTCCG AAGAAAATCCAGGGCAACAAACGGACCAAAAGAACAAGAAAAGAACTGTGA
- the zte38 gene encoding zebrafish testis-expressed 38 isoform X2 gives MATVTKLPTKQDTAEWTGLFNNELKTQEQSLIFVKRMMALAVSSITYLRGVFPEDAYRSRYLEDLSIKVLRQDSSSVGACKIVRWMMGCFDALEKSYLQIVFIGVCPKTADVNHIIESYQFKFVYTEGGPQMDFIRNENVEMRVTMEDTKKASVLLIRKLFLLMQNLDVLPNDISLTMRLYYYDDVTPSDYEPPGFKEGVSDDLWFEGTAVHFRVGELQTPFHAMKVRVAAEQGRVKKLQEGNHLRENGKAPLTSDQEAAHIGCPADNLPSDEESVEQFKKPKKIPKIQGNKRTKRTRKEL, from the exons ATGGCCACTGTTACTAAACTCCCAACTAAACAAGATACTGCCgag TGGACTGGGTTGTTCAACAACGAACTTAAAACGCAAGAACAGTCGCTTATTTTTGTGAAGCGAATGATGGCCCTTGCGGTGTCCTCCATTACCTACTTGCGTGGGGTTTTCCCAGAGGATGCCTACCGCTCACGATACTTGGAAG ACTTGAGCATTAAAGTTCTAAGACAAGATAGCTCCTCAGTAGGGGCCTGTAAAATTGTTAGGTG gaTGATGGGGTGTTTTGATGCTTTGGAGAAATCATAT ttgcaaattgtgttcattGGG gtttGCCCAAAAACTGCAGATGTCAAT CACATCATTGAGTCCTACCAGTTTAAATTTGTATACACAGAGGGCGGGCCCCAAATGGACTTTATAAG AAACGAGAACGTCGAGATGAGGGTGACCATGGAGGACACGAAGAAGGCATCTGTGCTTCTCATCAGAAAGCTGTTCCTCCTCATGCAGAATCTGGATGTTCTCCCAAACGACATTTCTCTCACCATGAGACTCTACTACTATGATGATG TTACGCCATCAGACTATGAGCCGCCTGGGTTCAAGGAGGGCGTGAGTGATGACCTGTGGTTCGAGGGCACGGCGGTACACTTCAGAGTGGGTGAGCTTCAAACCCCATTCCACGCCATGAAGGTGCGCGTGGCAGCTGAACAAGGACGTGTCAAGAAGCTGCAGGAAGGCAACCATCTGAGGGAGAATGGGAAGGCACCTCTCACCTCTGACCAAGAG GCTGCCCACATTGGATGTCCTGCTGACAACCTACCATCCGATGAAG AGTCTGTTGAGCAGTTCAAGAAACCCAAAAAGATTCCG AAAATCCAGGGCAACAAACGGACCAAAAGAACAAGAAAAGAACTGTGA